Proteins encoded together in one Salarias fasciatus chromosome 17, fSalaFa1.1, whole genome shotgun sequence window:
- the LOC115404604 gene encoding sodium-coupled monocarboxylate transporter 1-like produces the protein MVETPRSSFQAADYAVFASMLAVSAAIGLYSWWSLRRSSDAGDFLTGSRTMGALPVSMSLTASFMSSVTLVSFPAEVYRYGAIFGLLCFSYLFAVLISSEIFLPVFYRLEIASIYEYLELRFSRATRLLATVMTVIHTVLFTGFVIYAPALALSQLADMNLWIGIILTASICTIYCTMGGLKAVIWTDVFQIGIMIAGYLAVMIKSLIKQGGFSTILADSQQGGRLNAWDFDLNPFRRHTFWTVVIGGTLGWVNVYGTNQAQVQRYAACRSVAQARIALFINLLGLWAILLSAMFAGLCIYSVYKRCDPWTAGLVSVPDELLPFLVKHTMAGEHGLLGLFFSAVYCGSLSTVSSSINALAAMTLEDLIKPYTAMSEKRLTALSKALTFFYGVLCIAVAGLASVMGQMTQAVTIIGSVIGGPLLALFSLGMLCPSVNTKGGLSGLVAGLAVCLCLAVGQAVCPTPPEMSRPLPLATEGCNLSSPGTTPAWTPAWTPAWTPAWTPTWTPSWSPAWTPGWTSGAPPTAPRSPAAPLTQSHGCTRWRSPSYLYIILVGVVTVVVVGQAVSLLTGGRRQTVDPRLLLLKEDLLSYRLLGLLKQQIRETKKHQPDDEQGGRKMETEF, from the exons ATGGTGGAGACCCCCCGCAGCTCCTTCCAGGCGGCGGACTACGCCGTGTTCGCCTCCATGCTGGCCGTCTCCGCCGCCATCGGGCTGTACTCCTGGTGGAGCCTGAGGAGGTCCAGCGACGCCGGCGACTTCCTGACCGGCAGCAGGACGATGGGCGCCCTGCCGGTGTCCATGTCCCTGACCGCCAGCTTCATGTCCTCCGTCACGCTGGTGTCCTTCCCGGCCGAG GTGTACCGCTACGGCGCCATCTTCggccttttgtgtttttcttacttgtttgctgttttgattTCGTCTGAGATCTTCCTCCCGGTTTTCTATCGGCTGGAGATCGCCAGCATCTATGAG TATCTGGAGCTCCGGTTCAGCAGAGCGACTCGGCTGCTGGCGACGGTGATGACTGTTATTCACACT GTTCTCTTTACTGGCTTTGTCATTTACGCCCCGGCTCTGGCTTTGAGCCAGC TTGCTGATATGAATCTGTGGATTGGAATTATCCTAACTGCCAGCATCTGTACGATTTACTGCACCATg GGCGGCCTGAAGGCGGTGATCTGGACCGACGTCTTCCAG ATCGGAATAATGATTGCAGGCTACTTGGCCGTCATGATCAAATCTCTGATCAAACAAGGAGGATTCTCCACCATCCTCGCAGACTCACAGCAGGGAGGCAGACTCAATGCGTGGGA CTTCGACCTCAACCCCTTCAGGAGACACACTTTCTGGACCGTGGTCATCGGAGGCACGTTGGGCTGGGTGAACGTCTACGGGACCAATCAGGCTCAGGTTCAGAGATACGCTGCCTGCAGGAGCGTCGCTCAGGCCAGGAT CGCTCTGTTCATCAACCTGCTGGGCCTCTGGGCCATCCTGCTGTCGGCGATGTTCGCCGGATTGTGCATCTACTCCGTCTATAAGCGCTGCGACCCCTGGACCGCGGGACTGGTGTCGGTCCCTGATGAG CTGCTGCCGTTCCTGGTGAAACACACCATGGCGGGCGAGCACGGCCTCCTGGGACTCTTCTTTTCAGCTGTATACTGCGGATcactcag CACAGTTTCTTCCAGCATCAATGCGCTTGCTGCGATGACCCTGGAAGACCTGATCAAACCGTACACCGCCATGTCGGAGAAACGCCTGACCGCCCTGTCCAAAGCGCTGA CGTTCTTCTACGGGGTTCTGTGCATCGCCGTGGCCGGACTGGCGTCGGTCATGGGCCAGATGACTCAG GCAGTCACCATCATCGGCTCGGTGATCGGAGGGCCGCTATTGGCCCTGTTCTCTCTGGGAATGCTCTGTCCGTCTGTCAACACCAAA GGCGGCCTGTCGGGCCTGGTGGCCGGGCTGGCCGTGTGTCTGTGCCTGGCTGTGGGTCAAGCCGTGTGTCCAACGCCTCCCGAGATGAGCAGGCCTCTGCCGCTCGCCACCGAGGGCTGCAACCTCAGCAGTCCTGGGACCACCCCCGCCTGGACCCCCGCCTGGACCCCCGCCTGGACCCCTGCCTGGACCCCCACCTGGACCCCCAGCTGGTCCCCCGCCTGGACCCCCGGCTGGACCTCCGGCGCTCCTCCCACGGCGCCCCGTTCCCCCGCGGCGCCCCTGACGCAGAGCCACGGCTGCAC GCGCTGGCGTTCGCCCTCCTACCTCTACATCATCCTGGTCGGAGTCGTCACGGTCGTGGTCGTGGGGCAGGCCGTCAGCCTCCTGACAG GGGGCCGGAGGCAGACGGTGGACCcccggctcctgctgctgaaggaggacCTGCTCTCCTATCGCCTCCTCGGCCTCCTGAAGCAGCAG ATCAGAGAAACCAAGAAACACCAGCCGGACGACGAGCAAGGCGGCAGGAAAATGGAGACGGAATTTTAA
- the LOC115404605 gene encoding sodium-coupled monocarboxylate transporter 1-like, translating into MAVPGVSGVSGVSVGGRSFSAADYLVFGVMLAVSAAIGVYHAWADRGRSSSEEFLTGGRRLTALPVSLSLTASFMSAITMLSNPAEVYRYGASIVFFGVSYAVMVLVTSEIFIPLFYKLSVASTYEYLELRFSRAVRLLGTVFFVAQTVLYTGIVIYAPALALNQVTGIDLWGAVVSTGVVCTFYCSVGGLKAVVWTDVFQLGVMLAGFLCVIIGSVRLQGGLASIVSDSRDGGRLVFQDFDLNPLRRHTFWTITVGGSFLWISIYGINQSQVQRYLSCRTMSHARYSLYINLLGLWLVLLCSVFSGVCLYSVYQSCDPWTTGRVAAPDQLVPYLVMDILGDYPGLPGLFVAAAYSGSLSTVSSSINALATVTVEDFIKPHTHLSDKSLFWTSKGTSLLYGALCVAMSGVASVMGGVLQAALSITGIIGGPLLGLFTLGVLFPFANSAGALSGLVSGLAVALWVGVGAQMYPPPPEMTRPLALNTSGCNFTASGNFNWTSDAPPTPPGSAAAAARSSRSGLADWYSLSYLYFSVLGAVTAVGVGLLVSRLTGGCGSEVESRLTLQKEDTVTFYFFQLLKNRVLRRRRKLLLASDTPKKLDNANPGFCDVELDEKLPRTLR; encoded by the exons ATGGCAGTGCCGGGGGTCTCGGGGGTCTCGGGGGTCTCGGTGGGGGGCCGCTCCTTCTCGGCGGCGGACTACCTGGTGTTCGGCGTCATGCTGGCCGTGTCGGCCGCCATCGGGGTCTACCACGCCTGGGCGGACCGGGGCCGGAGCAGCTCCGAGGAGTTCCTGACGGGGGGCCGCCGGctgacggcgctgccggtgtccCTGTCCCTGACCGCCAGCTTCATGTCGGCCATCACCATGCTGTCCAACCCGGCCGAG GTTTACCGCTACGGCGCCAGCATCGTGTTCTTCGGCGTGTCGTACGCGGTGATGGTTCTGGTCACGTCTGAGATCTTCATCCCCCTCTTCTACAAGCTGTCCGTGGCCAGCACCTACGAG TATCTGGAGCTGCGCTTCAGCAGAGCGGTGCGCCTGCTGGGAACCGTGTTCTTCGTGGCTCAGACG GTCCTCTACACAGGAATCGTCATTTACGCTCCAGCGCTGGCTCTGAACCAAG TCACCGGTATAGACCTGTGGGGCGCCGTCGTCTCCACAGGGGTGGTCTGCACCTTCTACTGCTCAGTG GGCGGCCTCAAAGCCGTGGTCTGGACCGACGTCTTCCAG CTGGGGGTCATGCTTGCAGGCTTCCTGTGTGTCATCATCGGGTCTGTGAGGCTTCAGGGAGGACTCGCGTCCATCGTCTCGGACTCGCGGGACGGAGGAAGACTCGTCTTTCAGGA TTTTGACCTGAACCCTCTGAGGAGACACACCTTCTGGACCATCACCGTCGGAGGCTCGTTTCTCTGGATCAGCATCTATGGCATCAACCAGTCCCAGGTCCAGAGATACCTGTCCTGTAGGACCATGAGCCACGCCCGATA CTCCCTGTACATCAACCTGCTGGGCCTGTGGCTCGTCCTGCTCTGCTCCGTGTTTTCGGGGGTCTGTCTCTACTCGGTGTATCAAAGCTGTGACCCGTGGACCACGGGGCGGGTCGCTGCGCCTGACCAG CTGGTGCCGTACCTGGTGATGGACATCCTGGGGGACTACCCCGGCCTCCCCGGACTCTTCGTAGCAGCGGCTTACAGCGGCTCTCTCAG CACGGTGTCTTCGAGCATCAACGCCCTGGCCACGGTGACGGTGGAGGACTTCATCaaaccgcacacacacctgtctgacAAGTCCCTGTTCTGGACCTCGAAGGGAACGA GTCTGCTCTACGGCGCTCTGTGCGTCGCCATGTCAGGAGTGGCCTCGGTCATGGGCGGGGTTCTGCAG GCGGCTCTGAGCATCACGGGGATCATCGGcggtcctctgctgggcctCTTCACTCTGGGAGTCCTCTTTCCCTTCGCCAACTCTGCA ggggcgctgtcgGGTCTGGTGTCGGGCCTGGCCGTGGCCCTGTGGGTGGGCGTCGGCGCCCAGATgtaccccccgccccccgagaTGACCCGGCCGCTGGCGCTCAACACCAGCGGCTGCAACTTCACCGCGAGCGGCAACTTCAACTGGACTTCCGACGCCCCGCCCACTCCGCcgggctccgccgccgccgccgcccggagCAGCAG GTCCGGCCTGGCAGACTGGTACTCGCTGTCCTACCTGTACTTCAGCGTGCTGGGAGCCGTCACGGCGGTCGGCGTGGGGCTGCTGGTCAGCCGGCTCACAG GCGGATGCGGGTCTGAGGTGGAGTCGaggctgacgctgcagaaagAAGACACCGTGACGTTTTACTTCttccagctgctgaagaacaGG GTCCTGAGACGAAGGAGAAAACTCCTCCTCGCCAGCGACACGCCGAAGAAGCTCGACAACGCCAACCCGGGTTTCTGCGACGTGGAGCTGGACGAGAAACTCCCCAGGACGCTGAGATGA